One window of Novosphingobium sp. P6W genomic DNA carries:
- a CDS encoding SDR family NAD(P)-dependent oxidoreductase, producing the protein MSMRLQGRKAVVTGAASGIGAAVAARLAADGAQVFTADIQGEVDFVADLTGADANARLVAEAIARMGGLDIVVPCAGISTFHPLEGHDDAYFQRVLDVNLIAVFRLVREAAPHLKAHGAGRIVTIGSTTSTYGDEGLCAYSASKHAVLGLTKSIAAELGPFGVTATCVQPGAIDTPMTAPAFDQMPEYRTFWEGKAPLRRLGKPEDIADVVAFLCSEDARFVSGHGLWVDGGAMVRH; encoded by the coding sequence ATGAGTATGCGGCTTCAGGGGCGAAAGGCCGTGGTCACCGGCGCGGCTTCGGGCATCGGCGCGGCAGTGGCAGCGCGGCTGGCGGCGGACGGGGCGCAGGTCTTCACCGCCGACATCCAGGGCGAGGTCGATTTCGTGGCCGACCTCACCGGCGCGGATGCCAACGCGCGGCTGGTAGCGGAGGCGATCGCGCGGATGGGCGGGCTGGATATCGTGGTGCCCTGCGCCGGGATCAGCACCTTCCATCCACTGGAGGGGCACGATGATGCCTATTTCCAGCGCGTGCTCGACGTAAACCTGATCGCCGTGTTCCGGCTGGTGCGCGAGGCTGCGCCGCACCTCAAGGCGCATGGGGCAGGGCGGATCGTCACCATCGGCTCCACCACTTCGACTTACGGCGACGAGGGGCTGTGCGCCTACTCGGCCTCCAAGCACGCGGTGCTGGGCCTGACCAAGTCGATCGCGGCGGAACTGGGGCCTTTCGGTGTCACGGCCACCTGCGTTCAGCCGGGCGCCATCGACACCCCGATGACCGCCCCGGCTTTCGACCAGATGCCGGAATACCGCACCTTCTGGGAAGGCAAGGCTCCCCTGCGGCGTCTGGGCAAGCCCGAAGACATCGCCGATGTCGTGGCATTCCTGTGCAGCGAGGATGCGCGCTTCGTTTCCGGCCACGGCCTGTGGGTGGATGGCGGTGCGATGGTGCGGCACTGA
- a CDS encoding TonB-dependent receptor produces MMASAHVRGAWSATLIKLALGTSALTCVSAPAFAQDAAPAATAVDPNEIIVSARRRSETLQETPVAITAINAAMLENKASANIGDLQGAAPGLLITQQNSGAQAANISIRGLTYADIEKSQTPTVGVVVDGVTIGTNTGQLQDAFDIAQIEVLRGPQGTLFGANTIGGVINITRTKPTMEPGGKAEFTYGRWNTWAGKAILNYGDGETWGVKAWYFHNESDGFYRNAIRNTRAGGSKADSYGGSLLFEPAGSGFDAQLTVENVEQSFEPVVSNLTNSTELFCGLIAANECGRNNTTDLYTVFTLPAKSTYKAPNATLQMNYDLGDIKLSSITGWRHSKEAQTQDFDGSSSDLYYVDRRQKYTQWSQELRAAGNLFTGFDYVVGGYYFHSKYSLTQWTRFFGFDPSVSPMEFDQNPQTNLGKTTSYAFFGDFNWAFADKWRLSFGGRWSHDNKKLTNRFAQAGLIGSGDANFTKFTPKIGIDYRPSSDVMLYASWSRGYRSGGFSPRAATAATASTPFQPETVDAYEIGAKFSAFDRKLELNFAGYYSDYKDMQQNLTVPGGPLGNQTITGNVPGGASIKGIEMDGTLRITPFFRITTSAAYMKSHFRNFITCGATANAASNACGAGLVPFDYSANNLIYAPKFTASLGAEYEVPTSFGKIVATGGWRHISPYDEQISQDSLTPLLNGAGQTTAVTVNGNDARVRTTTQDLLDASLTFNFDVGDKEAYFRFFGRNLANEKTTTHAFTVAGLFSFGMALEPRTYGATVGVKF; encoded by the coding sequence ATGATGGCATCCGCACATGTTCGCGGAGCGTGGTCTGCCACGCTCATCAAGCTCGCTCTGGGCACCAGCGCACTCACCTGTGTTTCCGCGCCGGCCTTCGCCCAGGACGCTGCTCCGGCAGCTACTGCGGTCGATCCGAATGAGATCATCGTCTCGGCCCGTCGCCGCTCGGAAACGCTGCAGGAGACGCCGGTCGCCATCACCGCGATCAACGCAGCGATGCTGGAAAACAAGGCCTCGGCTAACATCGGCGACCTTCAGGGCGCCGCACCGGGCCTGCTTATCACCCAGCAGAATTCGGGCGCGCAGGCAGCCAACATCTCTATCCGCGGCCTGACCTATGCCGACATCGAAAAGTCCCAGACTCCGACCGTGGGCGTCGTGGTAGACGGCGTGACCATCGGCACCAACACCGGCCAGTTGCAGGACGCCTTCGACATCGCCCAGATCGAAGTGCTGCGCGGCCCGCAGGGTACCCTGTTCGGCGCCAACACCATCGGCGGCGTCATCAACATCACCCGCACCAAGCCGACCATGGAGCCCGGCGGCAAGGCCGAATTCACCTATGGCCGCTGGAACACCTGGGCCGGCAAGGCAATCCTCAACTACGGCGACGGGGAGACCTGGGGCGTCAAGGCCTGGTATTTCCACAACGAATCCGACGGCTTCTACCGCAACGCCATCCGCAACACCCGCGCCGGCGGCAGCAAGGCCGACAGCTATGGCGGCAGCCTGCTGTTCGAACCGGCCGGATCGGGTTTCGACGCCCAGCTCACGGTCGAGAACGTCGAGCAGAGCTTCGAGCCGGTGGTCAGCAACCTCACCAACAGCACGGAACTGTTCTGCGGGCTGATCGCCGCCAACGAGTGCGGACGCAACAATACCACCGATCTCTACACCGTCTTCACCCTGCCCGCGAAGAGCACCTACAAGGCGCCTAACGCGACATTGCAGATGAATTACGACCTGGGCGACATCAAGCTCAGCTCGATCACCGGATGGCGCCATTCCAAGGAAGCGCAGACCCAGGACTTCGACGGTTCGTCGAGCGACCTGTACTATGTCGACCGCCGCCAGAAGTACACGCAGTGGAGCCAGGAACTGCGCGCAGCAGGCAACCTGTTCACTGGCTTCGACTATGTTGTCGGCGGTTATTATTTCCACTCGAAGTACAGCCTGACGCAGTGGACCCGCTTTTTCGGCTTCGACCCGTCGGTTTCGCCGATGGAATTCGACCAGAACCCGCAGACCAACCTGGGCAAGACCACCAGCTATGCCTTCTTCGGCGACTTCAACTGGGCCTTCGCCGACAAGTGGCGCCTTTCGTTCGGCGGCCGCTGGAGCCATGACAACAAGAAGCTGACCAACCGCTTCGCGCAGGCCGGGCTGATCGGTTCGGGCGATGCGAACTTCACCAAGTTCACGCCCAAGATCGGCATCGATTATCGCCCCAGCAGCGACGTCATGCTCTACGCCAGCTGGTCGCGCGGCTACCGTTCGGGCGGCTTCAGCCCCCGCGCCGCCACCGCCGCCACCGCCAGCACGCCGTTCCAGCCCGAGACCGTGGACGCCTACGAAATCGGCGCCAAGTTCTCGGCCTTCGACCGCAAGCTGGAACTGAACTTTGCCGGCTACTATTCCGACTACAAGGACATGCAGCAGAACCTGACCGTGCCGGGCGGCCCGCTGGGCAACCAGACGATCACCGGCAACGTGCCCGGCGGCGCCAGCATCAAGGGCATCGAGATGGACGGCACCCTGCGCATTACGCCGTTCTTCCGCATCACCACCTCGGCCGCGTACATGAAGTCGCACTTCCGCAACTTCATCACTTGCGGCGCGACTGCCAATGCCGCCTCGAACGCCTGCGGCGCCGGGCTGGTGCCGTTCGACTACTCGGCCAACAACCTGATCTACGCACCCAAGTTCACGGCATCGCTCGGCGCAGAATACGAAGTGCCGACCAGCTTCGGCAAGATCGTCGCAACGGGCGGCTGGCGCCATATCAGCCCCTACGACGAGCAGATCTCGCAGGATTCGCTGACGCCTCTGCTCAACGGGGCCGGCCAGACCACTGCGGTGACCGTCAACGGCAACGACGCCCGCGTGCGTACCACAACGCAGGATCTCCTCGACGCCAGCCTGACCTTCAACTTCGACGTGGGCGACAAGGAAGCATACTTCCGCTTCTTTGGCCGCAATCTGGCCAACGAAAAAACCACGACGCACGCCTTCACCGTGGCCGGACTGTTCTCGTTCGGCATGGCGCTGGAGCCGCGCACTTACGGAGCGACCGTCGGCGTGAAGTTCTAA
- a CDS encoding aromatic ring-hydroxylating dioxygenase subunit alpha, whose product MTVERVKRIGDVAEIMLDYVENKKTYQTDSPLRVPTSSYTDKDQFKAEMELVFKRTPLMLAFTAELPNPGDYKAMDAVGSPVLINRDKQGKVRAFLNVCSHRGAPVAPDGKGNCARFTCKYHSWTYGSDGKLIGISEPGTFGQVDKSQMGLRELPCEERGGMIFVCLTPNAPIDLDSYFQGYLEDFEALDFANWTYLGNRTIEGANWKIAFDGYLEGYHFKSLHPETIFPRTPSNCTHYEGFGPNIRIGFPQHTIAEQLKDVPREEWGNRENYGYDFVRIFFPNVSIFIAPEITQVAQLFPGPTPDRNRTVLNYLRRDPVKDEADQEAVEAAMNFFRDVTYEEDYVIGLEIQRGLESGAHDELTFGKNERGNQYFHEWLNWYLEDDASAPQPQM is encoded by the coding sequence ATGACCGTGGAACGCGTAAAGCGCATTGGCGATGTGGCCGAGATCATGCTCGACTACGTCGAGAACAAGAAGACCTATCAGACGGACAGCCCGCTTCGGGTGCCGACCAGCAGCTATACCGACAAGGACCAGTTCAAGGCCGAGATGGAGCTGGTGTTCAAGCGCACGCCGCTGATGCTCGCCTTCACCGCCGAACTGCCGAATCCCGGCGATTACAAGGCGATGGACGCCGTCGGCTCGCCGGTTCTGATCAACCGTGACAAGCAGGGCAAGGTCCGCGCTTTCCTGAACGTATGCTCGCATCGCGGTGCCCCGGTGGCGCCGGACGGCAAGGGCAACTGCGCGCGCTTCACCTGCAAGTACCATTCGTGGACTTATGGCTCGGATGGCAAGCTGATCGGTATTTCCGAGCCGGGCACCTTCGGCCAGGTCGACAAGAGCCAGATGGGCCTGCGCGAACTGCCCTGCGAAGAGCGCGGCGGCATGATCTTCGTATGCCTGACGCCCAATGCGCCGATTGATCTCGACTCTTATTTCCAGGGCTACCTGGAAGATTTCGAGGCGCTCGACTTCGCCAACTGGACCTATCTCGGCAACCGCACGATCGAGGGCGCGAACTGGAAGATCGCATTTGACGGCTACCTCGAGGGCTATCACTTCAAGTCGCTGCATCCCGAGACGATCTTTCCGCGCACGCCTTCAAACTGCACGCATTACGAAGGCTTCGGCCCGAACATCCGCATCGGCTTCCCGCAGCACACCATTGCGGAGCAGCTCAAGGATGTCCCCCGCGAGGAATGGGGTAACCGCGAGAATTACGGCTACGATTTCGTGCGCATCTTCTTCCCCAACGTGTCGATCTTCATCGCGCCGGAGATCACCCAGGTCGCGCAGCTGTTCCCCGGACCGACGCCGGACCGCAACCGCACCGTCCTCAACTACCTGCGCCGCGATCCGGTGAAGGACGAAGCGGACCAGGAAGCTGTCGAGGCAGCGATGAACTTCTTCCGCGACGTGACTTACGAGGAGGACTACGTCATCGGCCTGGAGATCCAGCGCGGTCTTGAATCCGGCGCGCATGACGAACTGACGTTCGGCAAGAACGAGCGCGGCAACCAGTACTTTCATGAGTGGCTGAACTGGTATCTGGAGGACGACGCCTCAGCGCCCCAGCCGCAGATGTGA
- a CDS encoding NADP-dependent oxidoreductase: protein MAENRRFLLARRPQGSPVPEDFQLEAQDIPAVPAGGIVVRNHYASLDPAQRGWMDDAESYMPPIPLGDPVRATTVGVVHASDNPDFPVGQWVMGLNALEDYSVAMPGGFTMPIDVDAVASPSNYLSALGAVGLTAYFGLSEMAKPQPGETLLVSGAAGAVGSAVGQIGKIMGCRVVGIAGGADKCRRLIEDYGFDAAIDYKGKDHDALVAAITEAAPGGVNVVFENVGGPVLEAEVFTLAHHARIVLCGLIAEYNSPEKLGLRNLWQVLARRATIHGFLIADYAGRFAEGGAQMAKWLGEGKLRADEDVQHGLENAYPAFMRLFSGANTGKLVLKIA, encoded by the coding sequence ATGGCCGAAAACCGGCGCTTCCTGCTTGCTCGCAGGCCCCAAGGTTCGCCCGTCCCCGAAGACTTCCAGCTAGAGGCTCAGGACATTCCCGCAGTTCCGGCGGGCGGCATCGTCGTGCGCAACCATTATGCCTCGCTCGATCCGGCGCAGCGCGGATGGATGGACGACGCGGAAAGCTACATGCCGCCGATCCCGCTGGGCGATCCGGTGCGCGCAACGACGGTGGGCGTGGTCCATGCGTCCGACAATCCCGACTTTCCGGTCGGCCAGTGGGTCATGGGCCTGAACGCGCTGGAGGATTATTCAGTGGCGATGCCGGGTGGCTTCACCATGCCGATCGACGTCGATGCCGTGGCCTCGCCGTCGAACTATCTCTCGGCGCTGGGCGCGGTGGGGCTGACGGCTTACTTTGGCCTTAGCGAAATGGCGAAGCCCCAGCCGGGCGAAACGCTGCTGGTATCGGGCGCGGCAGGTGCGGTCGGTTCGGCAGTGGGCCAGATCGGCAAGATCATGGGCTGCCGGGTGGTGGGCATCGCCGGCGGCGCGGACAAGTGCCGCCGCCTGATCGAGGACTACGGCTTCGACGCGGCCATCGACTACAAGGGCAAGGATCACGATGCGCTTGTGGCCGCGATCACCGAGGCGGCGCCCGGCGGCGTCAACGTGGTGTTCGAGAACGTCGGCGGCCCGGTGCTCGAGGCGGAAGTCTTCACTCTGGCCCACCATGCGCGGATCGTGCTGTGCGGCCTCATCGCCGAATACAACAGCCCGGAAAAGCTGGGTTTGAGAAACCTGTGGCAGGTGCTGGCACGCCGCGCGACGATCCATGGCTTCCTGATCGCCGATTACGCGGGCCGCTTTGCAGAGGGCGGCGCGCAGATGGCAAAGTGGCTGGGCGAAGGAAAGCTGCGCGCCGATGAGGACGTGCAGCACGGGCTGGAGAACGCCTATCCGGCCTTCATGCGCCTGTTCTCCGGCGCCAACACCGGCAAGCTCGTGTTGAAGATCGCATGA
- a CDS encoding NADP-dependent oxidoreductase, with protein sequence MTVCRYWRLDRHPQGNTDFSRFLSLQEEQCAALADGEVRIAVEWLSMDAGTRMWMSPRTDGYQPPLPLGSKMVGLVLGRVIDSADAAYPVGALVRGFGQWADVATVVPALTGLEVVDETVADPRQHFGALGMNAWTAYVGVKEVAAVKAGEWLVVSAAAGATGSIACQVGKNLGAKVVGIAGGAEKCRFLTEEIGVDMAIDYRGDDVAARLAEVPGGINAFFDNVGGPILDAVLGNMAHYGRVAVCGMIAGYDNDAPMAGPAQFDQVLMRRLRIEGFFIPDFLERGAEFMPQLREWLDDGKLSVRFDETGGLENVLTAYERMLTGKNIGKVVVRL encoded by the coding sequence TTGACCGTTTGTCGTTACTGGCGATTGGATCGCCATCCCCAGGGGAACACCGATTTCTCGCGGTTTTTAAGCCTGCAGGAGGAACAGTGCGCAGCCCTTGCAGACGGCGAGGTTCGCATCGCGGTGGAATGGCTGTCGATGGATGCAGGCACCCGCATGTGGATGAGCCCGCGCACCGATGGCTATCAGCCGCCTCTGCCGCTGGGCTCCAAAATGGTCGGCCTCGTGCTGGGCCGCGTGATCGACAGCGCCGATGCGGCCTATCCGGTCGGCGCGTTGGTGCGCGGCTTCGGGCAGTGGGCGGATGTGGCAACCGTGGTGCCGGCGCTGACCGGATTGGAAGTGGTGGACGAAACCGTTGCCGATCCTCGCCAGCACTTCGGCGCGCTCGGCATGAATGCCTGGACTGCGTACGTAGGCGTCAAGGAAGTGGCGGCGGTGAAGGCGGGTGAATGGCTGGTGGTTTCCGCCGCAGCCGGGGCGACCGGCAGCATCGCCTGCCAGGTTGGCAAGAACCTGGGCGCTAAAGTCGTCGGCATTGCCGGGGGTGCGGAAAAGTGCAGGTTCCTGACCGAGGAGATCGGGGTCGATATGGCGATCGACTACCGGGGCGATGATGTCGCCGCGCGGCTTGCCGAAGTGCCGGGCGGGATCAATGCCTTCTTCGACAATGTCGGCGGTCCGATCCTGGACGCGGTGCTGGGCAACATGGCGCATTATGGCCGCGTCGCGGTGTGCGGCATGATCGCAGGCTATGACAACGACGCGCCGATGGCCGGCCCGGCGCAGTTCGATCAGGTCCTGATGCGGCGGCTAAGGATCGAGGGTTTCTTCATCCCCGATTTCCTCGAACGCGGCGCCGAATTCATGCCCCAGCTTCGCGAATGGCTGGATGACGGCAAGCTCTCGGTTCGTTTCGACGAGACCGGCGGCCTGGAAAACGTCCTGACCGCCTACGAGCGAATGCTGACCGGCAAGAACATCGGCAAGGTCGTGGTCCGGCTGTAA
- a CDS encoding SDR family NAD(P)-dependent oxidoreductase, whose product MDLGLKGLKAILVGANGGIGRVVARVLAAEGCDIAICGRSKDKVDNVLSEIASSGVKTYGQTADVTQVDAVPAFVDKAAEALGGCDIFISFTSTNLGEDTDAAWEAVLQADILPMRRGIAAARPHLAKSDNASIVCLSSTGAVEEFMGVQPYNALKAAVMNYASSLAQALAPEGIRVNCFTPGPVMTEDGPWTHLKTAAPDFYNATLANMPSGRFTTGEELAKAIAFVVSPSCKAMTGANIVVDNGYTKRTQF is encoded by the coding sequence ATGGATCTCGGACTGAAAGGCCTCAAGGCCATTCTCGTAGGCGCGAACGGCGGCATCGGCCGCGTGGTTGCGCGCGTACTTGCCGCTGAAGGCTGCGATATCGCCATCTGCGGCCGTTCAAAGGACAAGGTCGACAACGTCCTTTCCGAAATCGCTAGCTCGGGTGTGAAAACCTATGGCCAGACGGCCGACGTGACCCAGGTCGATGCGGTCCCCGCCTTCGTCGACAAGGCTGCCGAAGCGCTTGGCGGCTGCGACATCTTCATCAGCTTCACCTCGACCAACCTTGGCGAAGACACCGACGCAGCATGGGAAGCGGTGCTGCAGGCCGATATCCTGCCGATGCGCCGCGGTATCGCCGCAGCCCGCCCGCACCTCGCCAAATCGGACAACGCCTCGATCGTGTGCCTCAGTTCGACCGGCGCCGTCGAGGAATTCATGGGTGTCCAGCCCTACAACGCTCTCAAGGCCGCAGTCATGAACTACGCTTCCTCGCTGGCGCAGGCGCTCGCCCCCGAAGGCATCCGCGTGAACTGCTTCACGCCCGGCCCGGTGATGACCGAGGATGGTCCCTGGACTCACCTCAAGACCGCCGCGCCCGATTTCTACAATGCGACGCTGGCCAACATGCCTTCGGGCCGCTTCACCACCGGTGAGGAACTGGCCAAGGCGATCGCATTCGTCGTCTCGCCTTCCTGCAAGGCGATGACCGGCGCGAACATCGTGGTCGACAACGGCTATACCAAACGCACCCAGTTCTGA
- a CDS encoding AMP-binding protein, translated as MSERISPPWAWLESPPQHLAAYAGTGLWDERTIAQAATALAEADPGFVALIEGETRVTRAEVVAEAEALSAAMYTRGLRPGDVIAFQVPNWREAMVINTAAAMSGLVINPIVPIYRDHEVSLMLADCGARAVFVPSTFRRFDYAAMARRLADVLPDLDHVFTVRGEGADDYAALIEEGRALSFARPKVDPLGVKMVLYTSGTTGRPKGVLHSHVSIARILRESGAYWGLTQGEATLMPSPVTHVSGYANGLEAPFICGTRTVLMESWNAAEALALIDRHQAVGTVAATPFLVELAAAARESGNRLPSFRFFACGGAAVPADLIPAANAAFDHCRAFRVFGASEVPLVTFGWPNVERLAATTDGAIVDYDIRVVDHEDRDLPDGQEGEILARGPGMMLGYADEAQTREAITTDGYFRTGDLGVRTSEGAITITGRKKDLIIRGGENISAKEIEDVLHAHPGVREAAVVAMPHERLGEGVCAYIIAAGEAPSPQELAAHIADSGLARQKTPERFEFREDFPRTASGKVRKDVLRADVKALVETTV; from the coding sequence ATGAGTGAGAGGATAAGCCCTCCGTGGGCATGGCTAGAATCGCCGCCACAGCACCTTGCCGCCTATGCGGGCACGGGGCTTTGGGACGAGCGTACAATTGCGCAAGCTGCGACAGCACTGGCAGAGGCCGACCCGGGCTTCGTCGCGCTGATCGAAGGCGAGACGCGCGTGACGCGCGCCGAGGTCGTGGCGGAGGCCGAGGCGCTAAGCGCAGCGATGTATACGCGCGGACTGCGGCCCGGCGATGTCATCGCCTTTCAGGTGCCCAACTGGCGCGAAGCGATGGTCATCAACACGGCCGCAGCGATGTCGGGGCTCGTCATCAATCCGATCGTGCCGATCTACCGTGACCATGAAGTCTCGCTGATGCTGGCCGATTGCGGCGCGCGGGCGGTCTTCGTGCCATCCACTTTCCGCCGCTTCGATTATGCCGCCATGGCAAGGCGCCTTGCCGATGTGCTGCCCGATCTCGACCATGTATTCACCGTGCGCGGAGAAGGCGCGGACGATTATGCTGCACTGATCGAGGAAGGCCGCGCGCTGTCCTTTGCCCGGCCCAAGGTCGATCCGCTGGGCGTCAAGATGGTGCTCTATACCTCGGGCACCACCGGGCGGCCCAAGGGCGTGCTGCATAGCCACGTCTCCATCGCCCGTATCCTGCGCGAAAGCGGGGCCTACTGGGGCCTTACGCAAGGCGAAGCGACGCTGATGCCCTCGCCCGTCACCCATGTCTCGGGCTATGCCAACGGGCTGGAGGCGCCCTTCATCTGCGGCACCCGCACGGTGCTGATGGAAAGCTGGAATGCGGCCGAGGCGCTGGCGCTGATCGACCGTCACCAGGCGGTCGGCACCGTGGCGGCGACGCCGTTCCTCGTCGAACTCGCCGCAGCAGCGCGTGAAAGCGGCAACCGCCTGCCCAGCTTCCGCTTCTTCGCCTGCGGAGGTGCTGCGGTTCCGGCAGACCTTATCCCCGCCGCCAACGCCGCCTTCGACCACTGCCGCGCCTTTCGGGTCTTCGGCGCATCGGAAGTACCGCTCGTCACCTTCGGCTGGCCCAATGTCGAGCGGCTTGCCGCAACGACGGACGGCGCCATCGTCGACTACGACATCCGCGTCGTCGACCACGAGGACCGCGACTTGCCGGACGGGCAGGAAGGCGAAATCCTCGCACGCGGCCCCGGCATGATGCTGGGCTATGCCGACGAAGCACAAACCCGCGAGGCGATCACCACTGACGGCTATTTCCGCACCGGCGATCTTGGCGTGCGCACGTCCGAAGGCGCGATCACCATCACCGGGCGTAAAAAAGACCTCATCATCCGCGGCGGCGAGAACATCTCGGCCAAGGAGATCGAGGATGTGCTGCACGCTCATCCCGGCGTGCGCGAGGCCGCCGTGGTCGCCATGCCGCACGAACGGCTGGGCGAAGGCGTGTGCGCCTATATCATCGCTGCGGGCGAGGCACCGAGCCCCCAGGAACTCGCCGCGCATATCGCCGACAGCGGCCTTGCCCGGCAGAAAACCCCCGAGCGCTTTGAGTTTCGCGAGGATTTTCCACGCACGGCCTCAGGCAAAGTACGCAAGGACGTGCTCCGGGCCGATGTGAAGGCTCTGGTGGAAACGACGGTCTAA
- a CDS encoding SDR family NAD(P)-dependent oxidoreductase: MGRLEGKITLVTGAGNARGLGAATAQRYAEEGAFVYVTDLDLAGAQGVAASIVDAGGQAEALAHDVTTEASWDEVFAAIEKGHGRLDVLVNNAGIAVLKPIAELTATDWSKQNKVCLDSVFYGTQRAVALMRKVGQGGSIVNLSSIGGLVGVPMCGAYAAAKGGVRIFSKVVAMECAAENIRCNSVHPGMIETAMQDVARRDNPEGFKEIVGSIPMKRMGTPLDIANMNLFLASDEANYVTGGEFTVDGGVTAM; this comes from the coding sequence ATGGGCCGTCTCGAAGGCAAGATCACTCTGGTTACCGGCGCAGGCAACGCGCGCGGACTGGGCGCCGCCACTGCGCAGCGCTACGCCGAAGAAGGCGCCTTCGTGTATGTGACCGACCTCGACCTTGCCGGCGCGCAGGGTGTGGCGGCGTCCATCGTCGACGCTGGCGGCCAGGCCGAAGCGCTGGCACACGACGTCACCACCGAAGCGTCGTGGGACGAAGTGTTCGCCGCCATCGAGAAGGGCCACGGCCGCCTCGACGTGCTGGTCAACAATGCGGGCATCGCCGTGCTCAAGCCGATCGCCGAACTGACCGCCACCGACTGGTCGAAGCAGAACAAGGTCTGCCTCGACAGCGTGTTCTACGGCACCCAGCGCGCGGTCGCACTGATGCGCAAGGTCGGCCAGGGCGGCTCGATCGTGAACCTGTCCTCGATCGGCGGCCTTGTCGGCGTGCCGATGTGCGGCGCCTATGCGGCGGCCAAGGGCGGCGTGCGCATCTTCTCCAAGGTCGTGGCGATGGAATGTGCGGCCGAAAACATCCGCTGCAATTCTGTGCACCCCGGCATGATCGAGACCGCGATGCAGGACGTCGCGCGGCGCGACAACCCGGAAGGATTCAAGGAGATCGTCGGCAGCATCCCGATGAAGCGCATGGGCACTCCGCTCGATATCGCCAACATGAACCTGTTCCTCGCCAGTGACGAGGCCAATTACGTCACCGGCGGCGAATTCACCGTCGACGGCGGCGTGACCGCGATGTGA
- a CDS encoding SDR family NAD(P)-dependent oxidoreductase — translation MAGFERGRLDGKRAVILGASSPGNMGQIIARRLMDEGASVLVSGRKEDVLADFAAQHDCAWASCDLTDKASVDALADSAAQALGGIDIAVNATGWGLLKGFLETTHDELMAMTMLQYVGPFHFYQAMVGKMARSRGGEGGSIIQISSATATIMLNDHAAYMGTKAGADHVIRCVAHEFGVEGVRANSISPGLTDTPMTSDAKQVPGLFDAFLAGYPLGRIGTSADIAAAVVWLSSDECFMTGENLQVNGGLTLRRNPMKSEIDAAVMAAMGAN, via the coding sequence ATGGCGGGTTTTGAACGGGGACGCCTTGACGGCAAGCGCGCCGTCATCCTTGGTGCCAGCAGCCCCGGGAATATGGGACAGATCATCGCCCGGCGCCTGATGGACGAGGGCGCAAGCGTGCTTGTCTCAGGCCGCAAGGAAGACGTCCTCGCCGACTTTGCTGCGCAGCATGACTGTGCATGGGCCTCCTGCGACCTGACCGATAAAGCCAGCGTCGATGCTCTGGCGGATAGCGCGGCGCAGGCGCTGGGCGGCATCGACATCGCCGTGAATGCAACCGGCTGGGGCCTGCTGAAGGGCTTTCTGGAAACCACCCATGACGAGCTGATGGCGATGACCATGCTGCAATATGTCGGGCCGTTCCACTTTTATCAGGCGATGGTCGGTAAGATGGCGCGCAGCCGGGGCGGCGAGGGCGGCTCGATCATTCAGATCAGCTCGGCTACCGCCACGATCATGCTGAACGACCATGCCGCTTACATGGGCACAAAGGCCGGCGCGGACCACGTGATCCGCTGCGTCGCGCATGAGTTCGGCGTCGAGGGCGTGCGGGCGAATTCCATCTCGCCGGGCCTGACCGATACGCCGATGACGTCCGATGCCAAGCAGGTGCCCGGACTGTTCGACGCCTTCCTTGCAGGCTATCCTCTAGGCCGCATCGGCACCTCGGCCGACATCGCCGCCGCTGTCGTCTGGCTATCCAGCGACGAGTGTTTCATGACGGGTGAGAACCTGCAGGTGAACGGCGGCCTGACCCTTCGGCGCAATCCCATGAAGTCGGAGATCGACGCGGCCGTAATGGCTGCTATGGGAGCGAATTGA
- a CDS encoding cold-shock protein, translating to MTTGTVKFFNADKGYGFIAPETGGDDAFVHISAVERAGMDTLSKDQRVSYELETDRRGKTSAVNLQPA from the coding sequence ATGACTACTGGAACCGTGAAATTCTTCAACGCCGACAAGGGTTATGGCTTCATTGCGCCTGAGACCGGCGGCGACGACGCCTTCGTTCATATCTCGGCCGTTGAGCGCGCCGGCATGGACACCCTCAGCAAGGACCAGCGCGTTTCCTATGAACTGGAAACCGACAGGCGCGGCAAGACCTCGGCCGTCAATCTTCAGCCTGCCTGA